The Quercus robur chromosome 3, dhQueRobu3.1, whole genome shotgun sequence DNA segment TGGCTACCACCAACAACGTTCAAGGAGACGAGCTGCCAAGATCTACTGCATCAGAGAGGTAGTTCCAGACTCTCATGGCAGCAGTAGAACGACTCATAAAACAGAACCATGATCTGGAGGAGCAGCTACGCCAAAGGTATGCAGGACATAATGTTCAGGAGGAAAACCAAGAAAGTACCAGTGCCGAATGAAGAGACCAAGAGAAGCCAGAGGGCAGCAACGCCCCAAGCAGGCCAGAGTGGCAAAACATAAGCCTTCCATCCCTCATGGATTCGGCCCCTCCACCTATTATCGCGGAGATCCAGGCGATGAAGGAGCAGATGGAGGTCATGATGAATGTCCTCAAGGGACGAGTGTCCAATGATCTTGATGACCTAGTAAACAGAACTGACTTACCATTCACTACCTCCGTCAACTCATTCCCCTTGCCCCAGAAATTCCGCATGGCCCAGATCGAAAGCTacgacggggtcaaggaccccctcgaTCATCTAGAGACTttcaagaccctaatgcaccttcaaggggtaccagacgagatcatgtgtagggcattcccgACGACGCTAAAGGGCCCTGCGAGGGTTTGGTTTAGTAGATTGACAACAAGCTCCATCAATACTTTCAAAGAGTTGAGCACCCAGTTCACCTCGCACTTCATAGGGGACATTGGTATAAAAGGTCCACCGCGTGCTTAATGAGCATCAAGCAGCAAGAAGACGAGACGCTGTGGTCTTACATAACTTGTTTCAACAAGGAAGCCCTTTCAATTGATGAAGCTGACAATAAGATACTCGTAGCTGCATTCACTAACGGGCTGCGGAAGggtaaatttttgttttctttatacaagAATGACCTAAAGACCATGACGGACGTACTCTACAGAGCCACCAAATACACGAATGCAAAAGATGCATTGCTAGCCCACGAAGAGAAACCTAAGAAGAGGGAGAGATAAAAGGACACAAGACAGGATAGAGGGCGAAAGGTTGCTAGAACCGGAGATCAACGAGATGAAAGGCGCCCTAGATCCCCCACTGGAAAGTTCACTAATTTCACCCCATTAAccgccccgatagatcaagtcttGATGCAGATCAAAGATGAAGGAGCACTAACGTTCCCTGGTAAACTAAAGGGAGATCCCAACAAGAGGCCAAGGGATAAGTATTGTCGCTTTCACCAAGACCATGGGCACCACACAGCCAACTGCTACGACCTGAAACAGCAGATTGaggcccttatcagacaagggAAGCTACAGAGGTTCGTCAGCAAGGAAAGAACCAATCCGTCGTAGGAACAGGCCCTACGACGAGAGAACGAGCACCCTAGACCACCTATAGGGGACATAAGAATGATCGTAGGGGGCACAACCGTAGTAGGATCTTCTAAAAAAGCCCACAAAACCTACCTCAGAATGGTCCATAGCGTCCAACTTACAGGATCCATACCCAAGATGCCGCGAATAGATAACCCCGTTATCGGATTTTCAGAGGATGACGCTTGGAGACTTCACCATCCTCATGACGATGCACTTGTGGTCAGCTTGCAAATAGGGGATTATAACATGCATCGGGTCCTCGTCGACAACAGCAGCTCCGCAGACATCCTGTACTATCCGACATTCCAGCAAATAAGAATTGACAAGGAACGATTAACCCCAACGAATGCCCCACCTGTGGGATTTGGGGGAACGAAGGTGTTCCCCTTGGGCGCAATAACACTAGCTGTGACGACAGGTGACTATCCTCAACAGATCACTAAGGAGGTAACTTTTCTCGTAGTCGACTGCTCGTCCGCCTACAATGCCATCCTCAGGCGACCCACTCTCAATTCCTGGAAGGCAGTGACTTTAAcataccacctgatgattaaaTTCTCGACGGAGTATGGGGTGGAAGAACTGCGAGGAAATCAAATAGCAGCACGGGAATGCTATATTGCCATGTTAGAAATGGAGGATTAACAACAAACAATGTGTATCAGAAAGCAACGAGCACTGGCAGAGCCGATTGAAGAGCTGGAAGAGGTGAGACTTGATGACACACGGCCTGAACGGACAACTAAAATTGGCACACTACATAGTTGGCCGATGCGCCAAACGATCATGACTTTCCTTAGAGATAACCAAGACATGTTCGCCtggagtcatgaagacatgccaggaatcgacccATCAGTCATGGTCCACAAGTTAAATGTGTCGCCCTCATTCCCTCCAATCCGGCAAAAGAAACGAGTCTTCGCTCAGGAGCAGGACAAGGCCATAGCTGAGGAAGTTCGAAAGTTACTGGAGGCAAGTTTAATCCGGGAAGTATATTACCCCGACTGATTGGCAAGCGTCGTCATGGTTAAAAAGGCCAACGGAAActggaggatgtgcgtagacttcacggaccttAACAAGACTTGCCCTAAAGACAGCTACCCGCTCCCACGAATAGATACCTTGGTAGATTCGACTACGAGACACCAGCTCCTAAGTTTTATGGACGCTTTCTCCAGCTACAACCAGATCAGGATGGATGAATCTGATCAAGAGAAAACCTCCTTCGTTACAAGCCAGAGATTATTctgctacaaggtgatgcctttcggaCTCAAAAATGCTAgggcaacataccaaaggctaatgaacaagatgtttgcacaTCAGATCGGCAGGAACGTACAGGTTTATGTTGACGACATGTTGGTAAAAAGCATGTATGAAGTTGATCACCTAGAAGACCTCAGGGAGACATTTGACACACTCCGATCATTCAACATGAAGCTAAATCCAAACAAGTGCGCGTTCGGAGTGACAGCTAGGAAGTTCTTGGgcttcatggtgtcccaaagaggaatagaggTCAACCCAGAGAAGGTACGGGCCATAATGGAGTTGAAGCCACCAAGGATGGTTAAGGAGGTCCAAAGTTTAAACGGAAAGATTGCAACcctaaacaggttcgtctcaaGGGCGACGGACAGGTGTCTACCATTCTTCCGCACTCTAAGGAAATCATTCGAATGAATGGATGAAGGCCAGATGACATTCAACGACTTAAAGGCATATCTCTCATCTCCACCGTTGCTCAGTTGATCCATGCCAGGAGAAGAGCTTTACCTATATTTAGCCATTTCACAAAATGCAATAAGCGCAGCTTTGGTAAGAGAGGAGGATGGATCCTAGAAACCAGTCTACTTTACTAGCCAAGCACTCCGAGGGGCAGAAGAGAGGTACCCTCAAATGGAGAAGTTGGCTTTCGCGTTGATAATCGTGGCACGAAGACTtaagccatacttccaagcGCATACCATCATTATTTTAATAGACAAACCATTGAGAAAATCCATGAGTAGCCCAGAGGCAGCAGGAAGAATGGCTATGTGGGTAGTAGAGCTGAGCGAGTTTGACATCCAATACCGCCCGTGGACTGCCATAAAAGGGCAGGTAGTAGCTGACTTCATCGTCGAGTTCACTCTCGAAGATGGCCAGGTGGCGGAAGATAAAGGACAATGGAATATCTATACAGACGGATCTTCAAATAGACGAGCCAGAGGAGTCGGCGTAGTGATCCAAACTCCGCAGGGGGACAAGATCCAATGTATGATCCGATTGGATTTCCCCATAACCAACAACGAGGCAGAGTATGAAGCCTTGGTGGTAGGGCTAGACCTTGCAAAGGCTGCGGGAGTAGAAAACATAGTCATACACTGCGATTCACAGGTGGTAACGAGTCAGATCAATGACAACTACGAGTGCAAGAACGATAGAATGAAGAGGTATTTAGAAGAAGTAAAATACCGAATTAGCGACCTCGAAGTCAAATTCATTCAGATCCCAAGGGAAGAAAATGAATGTGCCGACCATCTAGCAAAAGCTGCGTCAGCCGAGTTTATGCTTGTCCCCAAAAAGGTATTATCATTCGTTCAACTCTCCTCACTTATTGATGATGTAATAAGTATGCAGGAAGTAAACTCTGAATGCAATTGGACTACACCATTGATATCCTACCTAAAAACTGGTGTGTTATCGGATGAAAAGGGCGCCGCAAGAAAATTGAAGGTCCAGGCATCACAGTTTGTGCTGATAAAGGACGTCTTATATAAAAGAGGTTTCTCTTGACCGTACCTGAGGTGTTTAGGCCAAGAGGAAGCAAATTATGTGATGAGAGAAGTACACGAGGGTATCTGCAGAAACCACTCAGGCGCGTGATCATTAGTACACAAGCTGATCCGAGCAGGATACTACCGGCCTATAATGATGAAGGACGCGCAAGCTTATGTCCTATCCTGCGACAAATACCAGAGGTTCAGCAACTTCATCAGACAACCGTCCGAAGAACTGACCCCTATGACGGTACcttggccgttcgcacaatggggacttgATATCATGGGCCCATTCCCGACGGCGATCTGGCAGCTAAAATTCCTGGTAGTTGGCATAaactacttcactaagtgggtagaagcagaagccttagccaccatcacggagaagaccattcaaaattttgtctggAGGAATATCAAATGCAGGTATGGGATACCCAGAGTGCTGGTCTCTGGCAACGGTAAGCAATTCGACAACAGTGCGTTCAGAGACTTCTGCTCGAAGctagggatcaagaatcactactcatCGCCCGCACACCCACAGGCAAATGGGCAAATCGAAGTCACGAACCGGTTCTTGCTCAAGATAATCAAGACCCAGCTCGATGAGGCAAATGGTATCTGGCCAGACGAACTACCAAGCGTCCTATGGGCATACCGGACCACAGTAAGAACTCCCATtggagaaacaccatttcgACTTGCGTATGGAACTGAAGCTGTCATTCCCGTAGAAGTGGGGCTCACGAGCTATCGGGTGGAGAGCTACGAcgaagataagaacaaagaagCCATGCGCCtccagctcgacctagtggacgaaGTCAGAGCAGCAGCAAAGTAGAGGTTGGCGCGTTATCAAAATCTCATGGCAAAACACTACAACACCAAAGTGAGGCATAGGGACTTCCAAGTCGGTGATCTTGTACTACGGAAAGTAATGGGTGCCGCTAGAGATCCTTCGCAAGGAAAGCTcagccccaactgggaaggaccctacaggatcGCATCATGGTAAAGGAAAGGGACCTACCACCTCGAGACAATGGACGGACAAAAGCTACAGCACCCATGGAACACGGAGCATCTacggaaatactaccagtagagaTGATAATATGAGAGATAGCAATGATCCCCAATTTcccagtttatttaattttagctacaattactagttttcctttaataatttttgctacaatattttgtgcctttttaagcTCAAGGGGGCAGGTACTTTTCCTACAAacgcattttctttttaaagaggAATTATTTAGACACAACCGTGTTTTTCTACTTAAATTCTCAGAAAAAGGACGGATAACCGTGGATGCAGATGACTaccaaagtccacaaagtggacggatcacccataggGTGAAAATATCTACGAAGTCCACAATGTGGACGGATCACCGATAAGGTGAAAATAGTAATAAAGCctacaaagtggacggatcacccataaGGTGAAAATATTCAGTtcataaagtggacggatcacccataaGGATAAAATATTCAGTtcacaaaatggacggatcaccGATATGgtgaaaataattataaaatccacaaagtggacagatcaccTATAGGGTAAAAATATTTACCAAGTCCAAAAATGGATGAATCATCCTAGACGGGCAACAGTCAAAGCCCATAAATAGACGGATGAAAATAAATTACGCTAAGTAGGCGAATCATCCCTGACGTGAGAAAACTCCTTAAGTCAATAAAATGGACGGTTAGAACAAAATAGACGGGTAGTCCTAGACGAATAGCGTTCAATATACAAAAACCACCAGTTGGGTGACGACTGGCCCATAAAGTGGACGAATGACAATAAATTCTAATTGGACGGACACAAGCCCATCAACTGCAAGTATCACCCCGTTAGGTGAAAATTTCCAAGTCCACAATAAAGGACGGGATAGGTTACCTAAATATTCAAGTAGGACGGAtcgtccaaaaacaaaaactatataaGTCCATAAAAAATGGCCAGTTCTCCGTATAATGAACAACTTGAAGAGGACGGATATTTATGcaccattcaaaaaaaataataaagattgATATAGCaagcataaaattttaaaataatgcaataaCAACTGATAAAACCCTTAGAGGGTAATTGTTTAATACACAAAATTAAGGATGGAtcgttctcaaaaaaaaaaaaaaaaaaaaaaaaaaaaaaaaaaaaaaccaacgacaacaacaacaacaatctaCATTTTCGGGTCAGCATCTTGAACATTTTTTGCTGGAGCTGATTCTCTGTTGCCTTGAACTGCCTCCTCAGCAAAGAGGTCGTCTGTGTTCTCTGAGGCGACGGGCAAAGCAGACATCTGGTCTTGGTCATTGACATTTATCATTGACACGTCCAGTTCAGGGTAGGCTTTCTTAACTTGACGGAGCGCGTCATCAAAACCTTGAAGGAATGAGCCCCTCAGCTCGCCCAATAAGGCGTCAAAATCACGGTATTCTCGGACCGCTACCTCCTTAGCCTGACGGAGCTTTTCCTTCAAGTCTtggatttccttttctttgacCTCCAGGGCCTTCTCGGCTTCATCTGTCTTTTGCTCAAGCTCTTTCCTTACCTATTCTGAAAGGTTAAACTTCTTCTCCATAGTGGACTTCCACTTGCTCAGTTGACTCAGCTCACTCTCCGTCTGCTCTACCTTTGCTCGAACACGTTCCAAGGCCGCCTCACGGTTAAGGCACCGGTCCATTAagcccttcatcatgaccaaggactgaAACAAACAAGTTAAGAGTTTAGACAAAAACAAAGTAGAGTGGATGGGCGTAAATCGACGGACAAACATTACCTGTGCAACAGCAAAGAGACCTGTCTCCCTCATCGCCTCCGTCCAATGATTACCCAAATCCTCGTAATCCTCAGACAAAATTATAGAAGAAAGCTTCTCCAGGGCGAATTTGGAGTCGTCACGAAGGAGAGGAGGAGGCTTCTCTTGGCTTGTGGATGGGGCCTTCATCAAACCTTTGCCTGACCCATGCTTTACTGGGGTGACGGTCTTCGCACCCTCAGCCATTAACCTGACGATGGGTTTTAGAGAGACTTTCTGCTGCTTAAGTGGACGGTCAGATTTGGACGGAGGCTTTCTTTTTATCGACGGAGCCATCCCCTTAGGAACCACCTCGCCGGACTCTTTTCTTTTGGCAGCCTGTGCCTTTATCAAAGCCCTCCTCTTAGCATTGTCCATCTTTGCAAAGAAGGACGGATAAATTCATTAACTAAGTTGAAGCCGTTTATATAAAATGAAGGTTGACGGACTTATGTCTGTGAATTCTTTCGTTATATCTAACGGCTTCAGGAGTGGGTTCAAGACCGTCACAATACCAGTGAATGGTGTTTGGGTTTACCAACTTTGCCCAAATCCTTTCTTCCGGCTTGGTCTTCTGAAAAATCTTCTCGAGGAAGCTAAACTCCTCAATACTAACTTGTGGGCGCCATCTACCTGCAGAGGAAATGGACGGTTAGAAGAAAGAATCATAACTAACGAATATAAAAAGTATTTGCAAATTAGGACGGATGCATACGAGATGAATGTAATACtccccaagttgtgtcgacgggcatatACTTCGTCTCTCCTGGACAGCTCATCCATTCGTCACCCTCTAGAAAGAAGTAAcaactcttccagtctctatttgagtcggGTGTTTCAAAAATGACCTTCAACAATGGGCTCCTACTGGCAAAACTATACATTCCCCTTGACCTGTCAATTTCGTCTGGACGGTAGCAATGAAGGAATTCACGCACCGTCAGCCTCCTAGCGCCGTCTGTCATAGTACCATAGAGAATCTCCATTGCTATGAAGACCTTCCAGGCGTTtggggatatctgggtgacggacagacccaaatattttaaaagttcTCTATGTATGGTACTTAGCGGAAACCTAAGTCTCGCCTTCAGCATCTGCTCGTACACTTCGACACCTTCTACCCCTTCGTAATAACATTTCTCTGATACGTAGGGTAGATGGATTGGAATGTAGTCCGGAATTTGAAAGTTAGCCCTAAAAGTGCTGAAATGTTTCTCCCTGATAACGGATGTGAATttatgcaccgtccactctagtagcatgatgaactccctaagtccatcagcaccGATGACGGATCCCAATGGTTGATCCTCGCCATCATCAGACGTATCTTCTATTTCAaccatctccatatcctcatttgttgaggacgaGGAAGAGGCGGACCTCCTCTCTTCACCAGGACCCTCTGGGTCTTTATGACCGAACGGGTATACTTCCTCGTATTCCGCCCCGTCACGAACTACTGGCTGATTACTTGACGCACTATACATTGCCTACAATTGACGAcaaaacctaagactgacggATCTAGTAGCGACGGACGGGTGTGTAGGTCTAGCAAATTGTAAGCACAAAATGCAagacttggaaaaaaaataataacaatactCACCGCTCTCTGAGTAACAAAAAGTTGACGGTTGTATAGTTGACAGGTACAGATGTTCGATGGAGTGCTCTGACAAGGTTGATGATGGCGCTTTGACAATATGTTTTGGCTGAAAAGTGTAGAAATGAGGAGGAGAAGTGTGTTATATATATGTgagatgcacggaagacgaagtgATGCTTCGATCCGGtacaaaatccaatcaaaaagtgacacgtggcatgccTCATAAATACTTGACAACCTGTCAACAAATGTTCGCAGTTCATGTCCTCTTGAAGAACCGTCAACTTCAAGAATCTTCAACCGTCAACTTTAATAATCTTAAACCGTCAAACCTAAATAATCTTGGACCGTTAACCTCAATTAAAATTGAACCGTCATCCTACTAGTCCATCCACCTAAATCATGACGGACCATAGGGTGAAGGGGCAGCTGAAGGGGTAAAAAATAGCATGACGAACCTTCACCacattgggcctgacggatcctaGCCCATGGGCCAGCAATAGGTGAGAGCCCAGGGCCTAGCATGACTTAAAATACTTGTTACACACGTTTAAAATCCGGTAGAATCCCAAAGGAAATCAGAATCCTAGTACAAGGAGAATTCCGGAA contains these protein-coding regions:
- the LOC126719409 gene encoding uncharacterized protein LOC126719409, with amino-acid sequence MEKLAFALIIVARRLKPYFQAHTIIILIDKPLRKSMSSPEAAGRMAMWVVELSEFDIQYRPWTAIKGQVVADFIVEFTLEDGQVAEDKGQWNIYTDGSSNRRARGVGVVIQTPQGDKIQCMIRLDFPITNNEAEYEALVVGLDLAKAAGVENIVIHCDSQVVTSQINDNYECKNDRMKRYLEEVKYRISDLEVKFIQIPREENECADHLAKAASAEFMLVPKKVLSFVQLSSLIDDVISMQEVNSECNWTTPLISYLKTGVLSDEKGAARKLKVQASQYGIPRVLVSGNGKQFDNSAFRDFCSKLGIKNHYSSPAHPQANGQIEVTNRFLLKIIKTQLDEANGIWPDELPSVLWAYRTTVRTPIGETPFRLAYGTEAVIPVEVGLTSYRVESYDEDKNKEAMRLQLDLVDEVRAAAK